The genomic segment AATAAAACCGCTGCCCTTCGCCGTCTGCACTCTTTTATAAGCGCTAAGCGCCGTCTCGAAGCTAGTCGTTTCCAGCACCTTGACCTTATAATCGTCCTTGGCAAAGCGGGCCTGTACATTGCCTGCCTCCCGCAGCCATTCCTCCGCGCCGGACGGCTGCTTCATGCCAATGGACAAGCCGCCTGCCGAGCTGAGTGTTGCTGCGGCCGTATTCACCGAATATTTCCCCGGAAATTGCAAAAATATAGCGACTCTTATCGAATCAAGCTGAGGTACGGCTCCTTGAGAAGGCTGTACATGCCACATCGAAATGAGCAATAGCCCAGCTAAAGTTAGAAGCGACAGCCGTCTGATCGAAAAGCGGGCGTTCATCTCACCTTCCCCCTTCTGGGTAATTATTGTTCTGTCTTGGCGGCTTCCATTCGCAGCCATCCACCGAGCAGCTTTGCTCTGTTCTGCCAAACCATTCGTAACGCCGGCCCGCAATGATGCGATAAATAGCATCTGCTATTCGCCGCATACCTGGCATCCGGTACAACAGGGCGAGCGCTCCCAGCCCCTTTACCGTGCGCAGCACGCGTATAACGCCGTCTGCTCCGGCATATAACATGCCATTGCTGTCCGCAACATGCATTTTCTCATAAAGCTGCTGCGTGCTTGCCTGCTGAATGCCGGGAACGCTCGCCGTTCCCGGCTGTTCCAATTGCTGAATTTGCACAAATTGCAAATGGGCCCGCGACGGAAGCTCTTTGAGCCTTGCAACTGTTGCAAGGCATAGATTGCACTGGCCATCATAGACGATAAACAGCTTTTCTGCTGAATGCTTCCCCGCGCCAGCCATTCTAATTTCTCTCCGGGTAAGGAATGCCTAAATGGCGATATGCCTGCTCGGTCGCCATACGTCCGCGCGGCGTACGCTGGAGAAAGCCGATCTGCATTAAATATGGCTCATACACATCTTCTATCGTCTGGCTTTCCTCGCCAATTGTAGCCGCGATTGTATCCAGGCCTACTGGACGCCCGGCAAATGTCGTCATCATTGCTTGCAGCATTTTATGGTCGATGCTGTCCAGTCCCATCGGATCAACCTGCAGCAGCTCCAGCGCAGAGCTTGCTATTTCGTCTGTTATAATGCCATCGCCGCGCACCTGGGCAAAATCCCTTACCCGCTTGAGCAGGCGGTTGGCAATCCGCGGTGTTCCACGGGAGCGCAGCGCAATTTCCTGAGATGCTTCGCCTACGATGGAAATATCGAAAATTTCCGCCGAGCGCGAAATAATATAAGCAAGCTCATCAACCGTATAAAACTCCAGCCGGCTGATGACGCCGAAGCGGTCCCGCAGCGGAGCTGAAAGCAGCCCTGCCCTAGTCGTCGCGCCAATTAATGTAAAGGGCGGCAAATCAAGCCGTACGGATCTTGCGCTTGGGCCTTTGCCGATCATAATGTCGAGCGCGTAATCCTCCATTGCCGGATAAAGCACTTCCTCTACTGTACGGTGCAGCCTATGGATTTCATCGATAAACAGCACGTCTCCCTCCTGCAAATTCGTCAGCAGGGCAGCAAGATCGCCTGGGCGCTCGATAGCTGGTCCCGATGTCGTACGCAGGTTTACGCCAAGCTCATTGGCGATAATGTTCGACAGCGTTGTTTTTCCAAGTCCGGGCGGCCCGTAAAGCAATACATGATCGAGCGCTTCCTTGCGAAGCTTTGCCGCGTCTATGTATACTTTTAAATTTTCCTTCGCCTTCGATTGACCGATATATTCAGCCAAATAACGAGGACGCAGACTTAGCTCCACCGCCTGATCATCCATCATAAGGTTGGCGGAAATAATTCTTTCGTCCATCCGTGCTCAGCTCCTTTTCGTCAACCTTTAAACAGCTGCTGCAAAGCGCGCTTCATGAGGGCATCAACCGTCTCCTCTGGAACTACCGTCTGCTGCAAGCCGTGCCATGCCCGGTCAAGCTCCGCAGCTGTATAACCAAGCGCTGCGAGCGCCTCGCGCGCTTCTTCCCAAGCGGTGCCTGCGCCTTGGCCGCTGCCGCTTTGGAATAAATCGGGCTCCAGGTAAGCGCCTGCCGCCGACAGCACTGCCGCATCGCTGGCGATGCCTGCAAGCTTGTCCTTCAAATCCAAAATCATCCGCTGCGCCGTCTTCTTGCCAATGCCCGGCAGCTTTGTAAGAAACGTAATGTTTTCCTGCTGAATGGCAGCAATAACGGTTTCCGGCTTGCCTCCTGCGAGTATGCCAAGCGCCACGCGCGGTCCAATGCCCGACACTTCCAGCAGCTTGCGGAACAGCGTCTGTTCCTCGCGCGTTGCAAACCCGTACAGCAAAATCGCATCCTCGCGGACGGAATGATGAATATATAGGGTTGCAGGCTCTTCCCTTTTCGCTAACGCATAGGGATTGGGCGTAAACACCCGGTAACCGACATCTCGTACATCCAGCACCACATACTCCAGCTCAACATGGGACACTATACCTCGTAAAAAATCAATCATGATCGTCCCGCCTCATTTATTTTTTGGACTAGAACTGCCGAATGGGCATGGCAAATGGCCACTGCCAGCGCATCCGCTACATCATCGGGCTTCGGAATCGCCGATAAATTCAGGAACATCTTGACCATCTCCTGCACTTGGCGCTTCTCCGCCTTGCCATAGCCTACAACAGCCTGCTTGACTTGCAGCGGCGTATATTCCGCAACCGGAAGCCCGCGCTGCGCCGCCGCCAAAATAATAACACCCCGCGCTTGACCTACCGCAAACGCCGTTGAAACGTTCCGGTTGAAGAACAGCTTCTCCACTGCAACCGAATCGGGCTTATACTTATCCATTAGGGCAACAGCCGAATCATAAATTTGAATGAGCCGCTCCTCGGGCGGCGTATGCGCCTCCGTCTGAATACAGCCATACTGAACAGGCTTGAGCTTATGACCCTGTTTATCAATGAAACCAAAGCCCGCTATCGCAATACCGGGATCTATGCCAAGAACGCGCAAACCGCCAACTCCTTATTTCTGCCGTTTATTTCTCCTATTATACCAAAAGACAGAAAGGATGAGAACATGCGTTTGAGGAAAGTGCGACAGGACCCTTCGCTTTTCTTTACACCATCATTCATTATACAACAAGAAGAGGACGTCCTCTATAAGAACGTCCTCGGGGCTGCTATTTTCATCTAATAAGCGGATCGTGCAGCCGGTTTGCCATGTCCCAGTTCATAGTCGCTAAAAGTAGACAGGACGCTGTTAAACTCTTCGATGTCATTAATTTTAATGCCGTGCGTCAGCTGCTCTACTTTGTCGCGGGGCAAGCTGCTTTCCAAATACCGAATATCCAGTTGAAAAAAAGTTCGCAGCACCTTCTCCTGCTGGGGAGCCCCCTCAAACAGCGATAAATTCCCCTGCCTGTCTACGCCCATATACGCTTCATTCTGGCAATGCTTCGAAAACTCATCCACCGTCTGCTCAACCAGCACCCGTCTCGTTTTTTTATCAAAGCTTGCATGCCATTCGCCATTCGCCTCGAGCAGCCGGATCAGCTGGAGAGAAGTCATGCGCCCAAGCGGCCTGCTCTCCTCGCCGCATAGATAATAGCGGCGCAGCATGACGCTGACTGGTTCCTGCTGCTCCCGCAGCTCGCGCAGCAGCTCAGCAGAAGGGCCGCTGGCGGCTCCTGCACCAGATGCTGCTCCTACGCCTGCGGGATTAGCGCCAGACGCTGAATCGGCAAAATTGGCGGCGGCGCTTGCCATGTTGACGGCCGCAGCCGCTTTCGCAGGATGCCAGACGGTAGCCGCTAGCGTGACGGCGAGCAAGGCGATACTGCCTAGCGTCCAAAGCGGACGGCGGCGAAGCTTTCTTTTTAGCTGCTTCCATAAGCTCATTAGCATCATGTTTGAACCCCTTTGTGCCTTTTTATTGCATAGGGTTCCACTGAGTTTCCAATATTATGCGCGTAAGAGAAACACCGAAGGAAGGCTAGCTTTTTACAAGCTCATAGGGCAGTTCCATCTCCGCGTTTTCAACAGAGCTTTCATCCATATGCTCCTCTAGCGTCGCAAATAAAGCACGGGTGTAAGGATGCTTAAGCTTGCCTTCCTCCCATTCGCTAAACGTTTCCACGATTTCGCCCTGATACATGACGGCGATCCGGTCGCACAGCTGTCTGGCAAGCGCCAAATCATGCGTAATGAACAAGTAGGACAGCTCTTGCTGCCGCTGAATTTGCTGAAGCATCGACACGATAGAACTTTGCGATAAAGGATCGAGACTGGCTAACGACTCGTCAAAAATAATCACTTCCGGGCGCACCGCCATCGCTCTCGCAATGCATACGCGCTGCTTCTGCCCGCCGCTAAGCTGATGAGGGAGCTTGTCCAGAAAGCTCTCGTCCAGGCCAACTGCGCGCATGAGCTGTACGCTTAAGGCTCGAATTTCCGGCGGACGCTTCGCTCCAAAATTGCGCATTGGCTCTGCCAGCACCTCCTTAACGAGCATCCGGGGATGCAAGGAGGATGCAGAATCCTGAAGGACAAGCTGCACGCTTTTGTATACCTGCAAATCCTTCATATGATGTCCATGAATAGACTGACCGCCGAGCAAAATTTGCCCGGAGCTTAGCGTTTCCAGTTTCATGATGAGCCTGGCTAAAGTGCTTTTCCCGCTGCCGCTTTCTCCAACAAGCCCTAGCGTTTCGCCGCGATGCAGCGCGAGATCAACCTGCTTCACAGCTTGAACGGACGTGCTACCATCCTTCGCCTTAAGCCCTCTGCGCTTTCTCAGCAGCCGCAGCGGAAACGCCTTGGTCACTTGACGCAACTCCAACACGGTCATAGGACGCTTCCTTTCGCTTGGACTGAAGCCATCCCGCCAGGCTGCATCGTGATGACACGATCCGCGAATTTGCGGACGCTTTGCTCGTCGTGCGAAATGAGCAGCACCGTCAGGCCGAAATCCGCCTGCAGCTGCTTCAGCAGCGCCAGCACCCGGTCGCGATTGAGTGCATCCAGCGCCGTCGTCGGCTCATCGGCAATAAACAATGTCGGCTCCGTGCTCAGCATCATTGCAAGCAGCACCCTTTGCCGCATGCCTCCGCTTAGCTCAAAAGGGTATGCGTCCAAAATCGCTGCCGGGTCCGCAAAGCCAATCCGTTCCAGCAACGTGCCCAAATACGCTTCCATTTCTTTGCGCGAATGCTTCGCTTGCCGCTTCAACGTCTCGACCATCTGCCTGCGCACCGTGCGGATCGGATCTAGTCCGCTCAGCGAATGCTGGATAAGAAGGGCGATTTCCTCGCGGCGAAGCTGCTGCAAGCGACGCTCATTATAACGGGAAATATCATTCCCCTTATAAAAAATATGCCCGCCTGTCAGGCGCAGCCCGGTTTCCAGCAGCCCGACAAGCGCATGGGCGGTCATGCTTTTGCCGCAGCCGCTCGGCCCTACAAGCGCAGCCATTTCACCGGCATGAAGCTCCAAGGATACATTTTGGATAATAGGCAGCCATTTTCCAGCTTCCTGCCGGGAAATTTCTATATTTTGAACGCAGAGCAGCGGGGTATCGTGAAGGTTGGCGCTGTTGTTAATATTGGTTCTGTTCGCTGCCATCTTACACCTCTTTCGGAACGTCAGCGTTCTGCTCTTTGAACCGGTCGCCAATTAATTGGCACGATAATACGAAGCTTACGATGGCAAGCCCCGGAAAAATCATAACATGCGGCGCCAGCTGAAAATAACGTGTAGCATCATGCAGCATGACGCCCCATTCAGGAGTCGGCGGCTGCACGCCTAGCCCGAGGAAGGATAGCCCGGCGATGAGCAGCACGATTTTTCCAATGTCAAGCGTACTGAACACAGCGATCGGAGCAGCAATTTGCGGCAAAATATAACGTCGCATTATCCGCAGATGCGTATTGCCGGACATGCGGGCTGTAATTAAATAATCCTCCTTGCTCACCTTAAGCACAAGTCCGCGAATGAGCCGGACATAATTGGCCCACCTCACGATAACAATCGCAATGATCATATTCGTAAAGCCGGGTCCGAGAATGCCCACAATGGCAATCGTCAGCACAAAATCAGGAAAAGCGAGCGTGCCATCCATCAGCCGCATAAAAAAATGATCGGTACGCCCGCCAAAATAGCCTGTTAACAGCCCGATCGGCAAGCTAATGCATAAGCTCAATCCCAAAATGACAAAAGCAATCGTAACCGTCGTCCGAATCCCATATAAAATGCGCGATAAAATGCAGCGCCCCAAATGATCGGTGCCAAAAGGATATTCGCCGCTCGGCGACAGAAGCCGATTCGGCAGATTCACCTGAAGCGGATTATGAGGCGCGAGCCACGGGGCAAGCAAGCCCAGCAGCACAATGATGGCAAACAGGCCGATGCCAAGCAGCAAGCTTGTATTCTTTTTTTGAAAAAGGGTCCGCATAAAAAAGGGTTCCTCCTAGCTTGCCCGCAGCCGCGGGTCCAAGCGTACATAAAAAACTTCCACCGCCAAATGGATTGCGACAAACAAGAAGGACGTGAATACGACATAACCTTGAATGACCGGATAATCCCGCGCCGTTATTGCTTCTATAATATATTTGCCAACGCCGGGCCAGGAAAAGATCGTCTCAACGATCACATTGCCTCCCAGCATAAAAGCAAAGCTTGTCCCCAGCATCGATAAGATCGGCAAAAAGGCATGCTTGAACACTTGAAAAATGAAAATCCGTCCTTTGGACAAGCCTCTCGCACGCGATGCTTTGACGAAGTTCTGGTTGTTCATCTCCAGCATATTCGTCCGCAAAACCCGGGCATAGACCGCTCCAAGCCCTAGGCCAAGAGTAACCGCCGGCATGAGGAGATGAGCAAAGCCCCCGCGTCCCATGGAAGGCAGCCAGCCAAGCCGGACCGAGAAGAAATAAATCAATAAAAAACCGAGCCAAAAGGAGGGGATCGAGGCGCCAAGCAGCGCAAGGATTCGGCCCATCCGGTCCAGCAGCCCTTTTGAAAAAATTGCGGTCACCATGCCTATGAGGCACGTTGCCAGCAGCATGACCAATGCGCCAGCAGTAGCAAGCTCCAGTGTGGCGGGCAGCCTTTTGAGCAGTTCCCCGGCAACCGGCTCCTTGGACATATAAGATGTCCCCCACTGCCATGTAAATACATCGCCTAGCCAGCCTATATATTGACTCCACAAGGAATCCGTCAGTCCCATTTCCTCCCGGAGCGCGTCAATCGCCTCCTGCGAAGCCGGGATATTATGCGTGGTCAGCAAAATTCTCGCCGGATCGCCTGGAGACACCCTCATTAATATAAAGGTCAGCGTCGCTACGCAAAAAATGACGAGCAGCATTTGCGCGACGCGTTCGAGCCAAAAACGAAGCATACTTGAGTTCACCCTTTACTTAAGGGATATCGACTTCAGCCGTCACATAATAATATTCGATCGGATGCGGTATGAAGCCCGTTACCCCTTTTTTCACGCCAAATACATTGTCAGGATGTACGATAAACGACTGCGGCAAATCAGCATTAATAATATCTTGGGCCTGTATCGCAAGCGCATTGCGCGCGTCGGTATCCGCCGTATCGTTAAGCTTATCGATTACCGTCTCAAGCGGCTTCGATTCATAATGGCTGACGTTCGATTCGCTAGCAGATTGATAGAAAATGTTCAAGAAATATTGCGGATCTCCCGTCTGTGCCGTTAGCATGCTGTACATAGCAAGGTCCCAATCGGACTTCGCAAGCTCAGCGTCAATATTTTCAACCTTGCGTATTTTCACGGTAATTCCTTCATTAAGCAATTGATTTTGGATAACCTCTGCCATAACCGACAGCTCAGGTCGGTGCGGGAACGTAAGAAGCGTCGCCTCGAACGGCTTGCCTTCCTTCTCCCACATGCCTTCCGCATTTTTCTGCCAGCCGCCAGCGGCCAGCAATTGTTCCGTCGTTTCCCCTGCTGCTTGCTCCGCCACTTTGCCGAATGGCAAAATTTCCGGGAACGGGCTTTTCGCTTTCGTGCCGTAACCACGCATAACCGATTCAATAATCGCCTCGCGCGGGATCGCGTGATCTACAACCTCGCGGTTCGCTTTTTCTTTAAACAAAGCAGAATTCATATTAAATAATACCATATGTGTACGAACGGATGGGGCAGACAGCACTTCCAGCTTGCTGTCCTTCTCTACCAGCTCAATGCTGTCAATCGGAATGTCCGTTGCGACATCTACTTCACCAGCTTGCAGCGCCATCAGACGCGTGTTGCCATCGGTCACAAACTTCATCGTCACCTCTGAAAGCTTTGCGGGTTTTCCCCAATAGCCATCATAACGCTCAACAACAAGCGATAC from the Paenibacillus sp. BIHB 4019 genome contains:
- a CDS encoding DUF393 domain-containing protein, producing MAGAGKHSAEKLFIVYDGQCNLCLATVARLKELPSRAHLQFVQIQQLEQPGTASVPGIQQASTQQLYEKMHVADSNGMLYAGADGVIRVLRTVKGLGALALLYRMPGMRRIADAIYRIIAGRRYEWFGRTEQSCSVDGCEWKPPRQNNNYPEGGR
- the ruvB gene encoding Holliday junction branch migration DNA helicase RuvB, with the translated sequence MDERIISANLMMDDQAVELSLRPRYLAEYIGQSKAKENLKVYIDAAKLRKEALDHVLLYGPPGLGKTTLSNIIANELGVNLRTTSGPAIERPGDLAALLTNLQEGDVLFIDEIHRLHRTVEEVLYPAMEDYALDIMIGKGPSARSVRLDLPPFTLIGATTRAGLLSAPLRDRFGVISRLEFYTVDELAYIISRSAEIFDISIVGEASQEIALRSRGTPRIANRLLKRVRDFAQVRGDGIITDEIASSALELLQVDPMGLDSIDHKMLQAMMTTFAGRPVGLDTIAATIGEESQTIEDVYEPYLMQIGFLQRTPRGRMATEQAYRHLGIPYPERN
- the ruvA gene encoding Holliday junction branch migration protein RuvA, which gives rise to MIDFLRGIVSHVELEYVVLDVRDVGYRVFTPNPYALAKREEPATLYIHHSVREDAILLYGFATREEQTLFRKLLEVSGIGPRVALGILAGGKPETVIAAIQQENITFLTKLPGIGKKTAQRMILDLKDKLAGIASDAAVLSAAGAYLEPDLFQSGSGQGAGTAWEEAREALAALGYTAAELDRAWHGLQQTVVPEETVDALMKRALQQLFKG
- the ruvC gene encoding crossover junction endodeoxyribonuclease RuvC yields the protein MRVLGIDPGIAIAGFGFIDKQGHKLKPVQYGCIQTEAHTPPEERLIQIYDSAVALMDKYKPDSVAVEKLFFNRNVSTAFAVGQARGVIILAAAQRGLPVAEYTPLQVKQAVVGYGKAEKRQVQEMVKMFLNLSAIPKPDDVADALAVAICHAHSAVLVQKINEAGRS
- a CDS encoding BofC C-terminal domain-containing protein, whose product is MMLMSLWKQLKRKLRRRPLWTLGSIALLAVTLAATVWHPAKAAAAVNMASAAANFADSASGANPAGVGAASGAGAASGPSAELLRELREQQEPVSVMLRRYYLCGEESRPLGRMTSLQLIRLLEANGEWHASFDKKTRRVLVEQTVDEFSKHCQNEAYMGVDRQGNLSLFEGAPQQEKVLRTFFQLDIRYLESSLPRDKVEQLTHGIKINDIEEFNSVLSTFSDYELGHGKPAARSAY
- a CDS encoding dipeptide/oligopeptide/nickel ABC transporter ATP-binding protein, encoding MTVLELRQVTKAFPLRLLRKRRGLKAKDGSTSVQAVKQVDLALHRGETLGLVGESGSGKSTLARLIMKLETLSSGQILLGGQSIHGHHMKDLQVYKSVQLVLQDSASSLHPRMLVKEVLAEPMRNFGAKRPPEIRALSVQLMRAVGLDESFLDKLPHQLSGGQKQRVCIARAMAVRPEVIIFDESLASLDPLSQSSIVSMLQQIQRQQELSYLFITHDLALARQLCDRIAVMYQGEIVETFSEWEEGKLKHPYTRALFATLEEHMDESSVENAEMELPYELVKS
- a CDS encoding ABC transporter ATP-binding protein, producing the protein MAANRTNINNSANLHDTPLLCVQNIEISRQEAGKWLPIIQNVSLELHAGEMAALVGPSGCGKSMTAHALVGLLETGLRLTGGHIFYKGNDISRYNERRLQQLRREEIALLIQHSLSGLDPIRTVRRQMVETLKRQAKHSRKEMEAYLGTLLERIGFADPAAILDAYPFELSGGMRQRVLLAMMLSTEPTLFIADEPTTALDALNRDRVLALLKQLQADFGLTVLLISHDEQSVRKFADRVITMQPGGMASVQAKGSVL
- the nikC gene encoding nickel transporter permease; protein product: MRTLFQKKNTSLLLGIGLFAIIVLLGLLAPWLAPHNPLQVNLPNRLLSPSGEYPFGTDHLGRCILSRILYGIRTTVTIAFVILGLSLCISLPIGLLTGYFGGRTDHFFMRLMDGTLAFPDFVLTIAIVGILGPGFTNMIIAIVIVRWANYVRLIRGLVLKVSKEDYLITARMSGNTHLRIMRRYILPQIAAPIAVFSTLDIGKIVLLIAGLSFLGLGVQPPTPEWGVMLHDATRYFQLAPHVMIFPGLAIVSFVLSCQLIGDRFKEQNADVPKEV
- the nikB gene encoding nickel ABC transporter permease — protein: MLRFWLERVAQMLLVIFCVATLTFILMRVSPGDPARILLTTHNIPASQEAIDALREEMGLTDSLWSQYIGWLGDVFTWQWGTSYMSKEPVAGELLKRLPATLELATAGALVMLLATCLIGMVTAIFSKGLLDRMGRILALLGASIPSFWLGFLLIYFFSVRLGWLPSMGRGGFAHLLMPAVTLGLGLGAVYARVLRTNMLEMNNQNFVKASRARGLSKGRIFIFQVFKHAFLPILSMLGTSFAFMLGGNVIVETIFSWPGVGKYIIEAITARDYPVIQGYVVFTSFLFVAIHLAVEVFYVRLDPRLRAS
- a CDS encoding ABC transporter substrate-binding protein — protein: MNNTKKPLSLTLGMMIVCLMLVLAGCSTNAGQNAEQGTDAASGNNAAAANKTLTMAYTWNPAGVDPHGDDSWDVMRSGAGETLIKLNEQLQPSAWLAKEWKQEDANTWTFKLETGVTFHDGKKMDAESVKASLLRSIANSHLAKDLLLVKDIEVLAPDELKVITTQPNSAIISSLADPSTIILDVDSMKEAGSYPAMTGAFKIKQFTKDVSLVVERYDGYWGKPAKLSEVTMKFVTDGNTRLMALQAGEVDVATDIPIDSIELVEKDSKLEVLSAPSVRTHMVLFNMNSALFKEKANREVVDHAIPREAIIESVMRGYGTKAKSPFPEILPFGKVAEQAAGETTEQLLAAGGWQKNAEGMWEKEGKPFEATLLTFPHRPELSVMAEVIQNQLLNEGITVKIRKVENIDAELAKSDWDLAMYSMLTAQTGDPQYFLNIFYQSASESNVSHYESKPLETVIDKLNDTADTDARNALAIQAQDIINADLPQSFIVHPDNVFGVKKGVTGFIPHPIEYYYVTAEVDIP